The window TGTATATACACTCTCCATTTCTTTTTATAAGGTGTTTTTTTCAAAAAGAAAGTTCTTTCTTAACAGAGTTTATAGAAAAAATATCAACACCTACAAAATCAAATCAGTATAATTAGATCCACATCTGGAAATACATTTCCATATTTTTGTTTGTTTACTATTGCAGACATTAATAGTTTTCTCGTAAATTTAGTCAAACACACAAAATTTTGAATTTAGGAAAAAGGTAACCTTACAAAAAGGGACGGAAGGGATACCCGACCTGTGCATTGCAATAAGTTTGCTTGAGTTGGGCTCGTCCGTTGTTTCCATCTAACCCTGTGTATAACCTTGAAACTAAATATGTCATTATTATTAAAAAAATCAAGCTATTTCATCTCAAGCGTTAGGATGCAATAAAAATGTTGCTGATAAATATAGTGTGTTACAATAGCACCAAGTTAAGATTGCATGACTTGACACACCACTCCCTTGCAATTGGACCTAGTGGTGGATCTAGGATTTTACACTAGGTGCTATGTGTTTTTGTGGGATAGGTGTTGCGTTTCACATGCATAATGAGTAAGTATGAAATTATGGATAAATTTTTTGAAAAGTGTGTATCTAGTATTTTTGGAAAATTCCAATGACATCGTAATCCAACATACTCCATTTCTTAGTTTTATTGGAGTATAGATTTGTCAGGAAAATACAATCCATCCAGTTCTTTTGAGGAATTTAGGGTGCTATGGTTGCGATGCTCGGCCAATAAAGTCGCACACGAACTAGCTAGAGAAGGTTGCAGAAATAGGATTTTAAAACTTGGTTTCAAATACCACCGACGTGTGTTAGGTAGGTGGTGGCCTCGGTGTGTACCTTGATAATTTAATGTAGCTGCAACAAATTCCAACTAAAAAAATTAAGACTGGCAAAATACCGTTTTGAAATAATAAAAAGACTGGCAAAATGTCTACATTCTCTTTTGTAGTGGGCTTGCTATTTCTCTGCTGTGGCAAATCAAACATGCGGCTGACATGGACCTTCTGGCATTGGGCTTTTGTTTGGGAACTACGCTATCGCCCCGTATGGGGCTgatttcatttttatttttttgagggAACTCCAAGCAAAGATTTTTTTTTTAGGCGTTGGTAATGTAAGTTGGGCCTTCCCTCAAAAGAAAAAAATGTAAGTTGGGCCACACTTTTTTTCCCATCATGTCTAAAAAAACTTTTTTCCCATCAACATGCACTCACTAGATGAAAATGGAATATCCCTTAAAAAAGATGAAAATAGAATTGCctaaaaaaacaaacaaaaaactaGATGAAAATAGACTTGTTGTAGTGGGGGTGCATGATGCATGTTTTGGTTGGAAAACTGGCAATGACACCGTTGATAAGACGATGTGATCTTTGCTTGGAGTTGAAGTACAATTATTTCTCGGGTAAGGTTCCTGTTCCTGGACGTGACATGAGAGGACAATCATGTCCAAGACTCATAGTTGACTCAATAGATCGCCTCAGCCTTTGCCACCCGTGAGGGACGAGAATGGTTGCTTCCCTTTGGACGTCTCGTTCACCTGTGACATGTCCGATCTGACTCTGTCCGCAACTCCGCGTAAAATCCAACGGGATATCGGCATGTGATGGCAAAAACAGTTTGTCATTTCAACTTTTATTTAGTGCTTGATGATCAAGACCGCTGAATTCTAACGCAACTTCACAGTTGACAGTCGAACAGAAAGAGAAAAAAGAATGCGAAATGGGCTTTGTTTGTTCTTTGTCGGACGTGCATGGGCCATGACCCATGAATTTACTACATTGGTGCAGCTGGGCGCGGAGTTCGTGGGCACGTTCATCCTCATCTTCTTCGCGACGGCGGCGCCGATCGTGAACCAGAAGTACGGCGGCGTGATCTCGCCGTTCGGGAACGCGGCGTGCGCGGGCCTGGCGGTGACGACCATCATCCTGTCGACGGGCCACATCTCCGGCGCGCACCTGAACCCGTCCCTGACCATCGCCTTCGCGGCGTTCCGGCACTTCCCCTGGCTCCAGGTCCCGGCCTACGTGACGGCCCAGGTGCTGGGCTCCATCTGCGCCGGGTTCGCGCTCAAGGGCGTCTTCCACCCGTTCCTCTCCGGTGGGGTCACCGTCCCCGACGTCGCCATCTCCACCGCGCAGGCCCTCTTCACCGAGTTCATCATCACCTTCAACCTCCTCTTCGTCGTCACCGCCGTCGCCACTGACACCCGCGCGGTACGTCGCTAGCTGACCATGACTGAATCCTCGCCGCCCCACGCGTGTACGATCTGACCATGACTAAATCCTTTGCCGTCGTTGCGTACGTGCAGGTGGGCGAGCTCGCCGGGATCGCGGTGGGAGCCGCCGTGACGCTCAACATCCTCGTGGCCGGGTAAGTTTACGCAACGCAACGTGCGTGTGAATGAACTCTCCAGACCAGAGGTAGCGCGTGGTCTCTAATGATGActgtgcgtgcgtgtgtggcaGGCCGACGACGGGAG is drawn from Aegilops tauschii subsp. strangulata cultivar AL8/78 chromosome 1, Aet v6.0, whole genome shotgun sequence and contains these coding sequences:
- the LOC109771659 gene encoding aquaporin NIP3-1 — translated: MEAAAAGAETPNLSAPATPGTPAPLFAGPRVDSLSYERKSMPRCRCLPVDAWMSPNACVLEIPAPDVSLPRKLGAEFVGTFILIFFATAAPIVNQKYGGVISPFGNAACAGLAVTTIILSTGHISGAHLNPSLTIAFAAFRHFPWLQVPAYVTAQVLGSICAGFALKGVFHPFLSGGVTVPDVAISTAQALFTEFIITFNLLFVVTAVATDTRAVGELAGIAVGAAVTLNILVAGPTTGGSMNPVRTLGPAVAAGNYRQLWIYLVAPTLGAVCGAGVYKLVKLRDVNGETPRPQRSFRR